In Vibrio japonicus, one DNA window encodes the following:
- the atpB gene encoding F0F1 ATP synthase subunit A — translation MAAPGEALTSAGYIAHHLTNLSTYKLGLVAEETSFWNVHIDSLFFSWFTGLIFLGIFYKVAKRATAGVPGKLQCAVEMIVEFVADNVKDTFHGRNPLIAPLALTIFCWVFLMNVMDLVPIDFLPYPAEHWLGIPYLKVVPSADVNITMAMALGVFALMIYYSIKVKGLGGFAKELALHPFNHPLMIPFNLLIEVVSLLAKPLSLGMRLFGNMFAGEVVFILCAAMLPWYLQWMGSLPWAIFHILVITIQAFVFMMLTIVYLSMAHEDSDH, via the coding sequence ATGGCTGCGCCAGGTGAAGCGCTAACGTCGGCCGGATACATTGCTCACCACCTTACAAACCTATCTACTTATAAGTTAGGTCTTGTAGCGGAGGAGACAAGTTTCTGGAACGTACATATCGATAGCCTGTTTTTTTCTTGGTTTACTGGTTTAATTTTCCTCGGAATTTTTTACAAAGTAGCGAAGAGAGCAACAGCGGGTGTACCAGGTAAGCTTCAGTGTGCTGTAGAAATGATCGTTGAATTTGTCGCTGATAACGTCAAAGACACGTTCCATGGACGCAACCCACTGATCGCGCCTTTAGCACTGACTATCTTTTGTTGGGTATTTTTGATGAACGTGATGGACTTAGTTCCTATCGACTTCTTACCATACCCAGCAGAGCATTGGCTCGGTATTCCTTACCTTAAGGTTGTACCATCAGCTGATGTTAATATCACCATGGCTATGGCTCTAGGCGTTTTCGCTCTGATGATTTACTACAGCATCAAAGTGAAAGGTCTAGGTGGATTCGCTAAAGAATTGGCTCTACATCCATTCAATCACCCATTGATGATTCCGTTTAACCTTCTAATTGAAGTGGTATCGCTATTAGCGAAACCTCTATCACTTGGTATGCGTCTATTCGGTAACATGTTCGCGGGTGAGGTTGTATTCATTCTTTGTGCGGCAATGCTACCATGGTATTTACAATGGATGGGCTCATTACCATGGGCGATATTCCATATCTTGGTTATTACGATTCAGGCTTTCGTGTTCATGATGTTGACAATTGTTTACCTGTCAATGGCACACGAAGATTCGGATCATTAA
- a CDS encoding F0F1 ATP synthase subunit I, translating to MVAALARPGRELAKQLLMIEFGAVTLLAAGMAVAVNAEWGISALVGGGIFVIANAVFALCAFMFSGARAAKRITASFYTGEALKILITVALFTVAYMYMQVELVPLKLTYLLALGINICAPVLFINNKK from the coding sequence ATGGTAGCTGCGTTAGCTAGACCAGGACGAGAGCTTGCAAAGCAATTGTTAATGATCGAGTTTGGCGCGGTTACATTATTGGCGGCAGGAATGGCTGTAGCTGTGAATGCTGAATGGGGAATTTCGGCGCTAGTTGGTGGTGGCATCTTTGTTATCGCTAATGCGGTTTTTGCGCTGTGTGCTTTTATGTTTAGTGGAGCTCGTGCTGCAAAGCGAATTACGGCCTCTTTCTACACGGGCGAAGCACTTAAAATCCTCATCACGGTCGCTCTATTCACCGTTGCCTACATGTATATGCAGGTGGAACTCGTTCCGCTCAAGCTAACCTATTTGCTGGCTCTAGGTATTAATATCTGTGCGCCAGTGCTATTCATTAACAACAAAAAATAG